From one Catellatospora sp. IY07-71 genomic stretch:
- the fabF gene encoding beta-ketoacyl-ACP synthase II: MTKPDVVVTGMGATTPLGGDVASTWDAMLAGRSGVSPLTQEWADQLTVKIAAQLAVEPSEVLDRVRLRKLDRSEALALIAAAEAWADAGLADTGLDRERLGVVVGSGIGGAQTLLAQDDILEASGARRVSPHTVPMLMPNGPAAFVGLEYGAQAGVHAPTSACATGAEGLAWGLDMIRSGRADVVIAGGTEAVIHPLPIAGFASMRAMSTRNDEPEKASRPWDKGRDGFVLGEGAGIVVLERADHAAARGARVYARLAGAGMTSDGYDIVQPHPEGTGAARAIAKALRDAGVDPADVNHVNAHATSTPVGDMAEIAALRAALGEHPVLTATKSMTGHLLGAAGALESIATILAIRDSVVPPTINLDDPDDALTMDVAALKARPLQIAAALNNSFGFGGHNVALLFTKV, from the coding sequence GTGACCAAGCCTGACGTTGTCGTCACCGGTATGGGCGCGACCACCCCGCTCGGCGGGGATGTCGCCTCCACCTGGGACGCGATGCTGGCCGGCCGCTCCGGGGTCAGTCCGCTGACCCAGGAGTGGGCCGATCAGCTGACGGTGAAGATCGCCGCCCAGCTGGCGGTGGAGCCGAGCGAGGTCCTCGACCGCGTCCGGCTGCGCAAGCTGGACCGCTCCGAGGCGCTGGCGCTCATCGCCGCCGCCGAGGCGTGGGCCGACGCGGGACTGGCCGACACCGGCCTCGACCGCGAGCGGCTCGGCGTCGTCGTCGGCTCCGGCATCGGCGGCGCGCAGACCCTGCTGGCCCAGGACGACATCCTGGAGGCGTCCGGCGCGCGGCGGGTCAGCCCGCACACCGTGCCGATGCTGATGCCGAACGGGCCGGCCGCCTTCGTCGGCCTGGAGTACGGAGCACAGGCCGGCGTGCACGCCCCGACCAGCGCCTGCGCCACCGGCGCGGAGGGCCTGGCCTGGGGTCTCGACATGATCCGCTCGGGTCGTGCCGACGTGGTGATCGCCGGTGGCACCGAGGCCGTCATCCACCCGCTGCCGATCGCCGGCTTCGCCTCGATGCGCGCCATGTCGACGCGCAACGACGAGCCGGAGAAGGCGTCCCGGCCGTGGGACAAGGGCCGCGACGGCTTCGTCCTCGGCGAGGGCGCGGGCATCGTGGTGCTGGAGCGGGCCGACCACGCCGCCGCGCGCGGCGCGCGGGTGTACGCCCGCCTCGCCGGCGCGGGGATGACCTCCGACGGGTACGACATCGTGCAGCCCCACCCCGAGGGCACGGGCGCCGCCCGGGCCATCGCGAAGGCGCTGCGCGACGCCGGTGTGGACCCGGCGGACGTCAACCACGTCAACGCGCACGCCACGTCGACCCCGGTGGGCGACATGGCGGAGATCGCGGCGCTGCGGGCGGCGCTGGGTGAGCACCCGGTGCTGACCGCGACCAAGTCGATGACCGGGCACCTGCTCGGCGCGGCCGGGGCGCTGGAGTCGATCGCGACGATCCTGGCGATCCGCGACTCGGTCGTGCCGCCGACGATCAACCTCGACGACCCCGACGACGCGCTGACGATGGACGTGGCCGCGCTCAAGGCCCGCCCGCTGCAGATCGCGGCCGCGCTGAACAACTCGTTCGGCTTCGGCGGGCACAACGTCGCCCTGCTGTTCACGAAGGTCTGA
- a CDS encoding MerR family transcriptional regulator, with translation MTSGEKASADKFDDDDYPAYTMGRAADMLGVTQAFLRSLEGGLFVPARSDGGHRRYSRYQLRLAARVREITDQGTPVEAACRIIILEDQLQEALELNQRYEAERRAASEGR, from the coding sequence ATGACCTCTGGCGAAAAGGCTTCGGCCGACAAGTTCGACGATGACGACTATCCCGCCTACACGATGGGCCGAGCCGCCGACATGCTCGGCGTGACGCAGGCATTCCTGCGCTCCCTGGAGGGGGGCCTGTTCGTTCCGGCGCGCTCCGACGGCGGTCACCGTCGCTATTCGCGCTACCAGCTGCGGCTGGCCGCCCGGGTCCGCGAGATCACCGATCAGGGCACCCCGGTGGAGGCCGCCTGCCGCATCATCATCCTGGAGGACCAGCTCCAGGAGGCTCTGGAGCTCAACCAGCGTTACGAGGCCGAACGCCGGGCCGCTTCCGAGGGCCGCTGA
- a CDS encoding acyl carrier protein: MATREEVVTGLAEILEEVAGVNPDDVSEEKSFTEDLDVDSLSMVEVVVAAEEKFGAKIPDDEVQNLKTVGDAVSFIVANS; this comes from the coding sequence ATGGCTACTCGCGAAGAGGTCGTCACCGGCCTGGCCGAGATCCTCGAAGAGGTCGCCGGCGTGAACCCCGACGACGTCTCCGAGGAGAAGTCGTTCACCGAGGACCTCGACGTCGACTCGCTCTCCATGGTCGAGGTCGTCGTGGCCGCCGAGGAGAAGTTCGGCGCGAAGATCCCGGACGACGAGGTCCAGAACCTCAAGACCGTCGGCGACGCTGTCTCGTTCATCGTCGCCAACTCCTGA
- a CDS encoding glycoside hydrolase family 3 protein, which translates to MSRVTSSTQKWFRRLGATVSALCAVAVATAACGTAPDHGGALPMQDPADPSAKVAAMVKRMSDADLAGQVLMPFAYGRSATDVSAGTKAANQALAGVDTPAQMVEKYRLGGMILIGFGGDDPTAANQPVNNVQNPEQVRALTTGLQHAAARLEADVPLLIGMDQEFGVVSRLTTGVTALPSAMAFGAAGNPRLTEAAWRAAGSELAAVGVNVNFAPVADVLGAAGSNVIGSRSYGTDPKAAGDQVVAAIKGMRAGGVAATLKHFPGHGHTTADSHSELPVLAQSRQLLDKDDLAPFKAGIAAGAPLIMSGHLDVQSVDPGVAATFSKKVLTDLLRGELGFQGVVVSDGMNMAPAMKLPPGEAAVAALNAGNDLLLMVPNVKQAHQGLVDGVKAGKLSRERLVEAATRVLKLKLSLGEAAAPALSTVGTHAQQVSPVAAASVTLLRGACGQPLVTGPVRVTAASGREKARARLAAALKEAGVSVVETGGSVVHLVGYGDTAEDLSAGAAVTVHMDVPYLLAQSTSKVLVATYSSSDLSMDALAPVLAGKAKPTGKAPVEIKGLPRTTCS; encoded by the coding sequence ATGTCCCGCGTGACCTCGTCAACGCAGAAGTGGTTCCGCCGGCTCGGCGCGACGGTGTCGGCCCTGTGCGCAGTGGCGGTCGCGACGGCCGCGTGCGGCACCGCGCCCGACCACGGGGGAGCGCTGCCGATGCAGGACCCGGCCGACCCGTCGGCCAAGGTCGCCGCCATGGTGAAGCGGATGTCCGACGCGGACCTGGCCGGCCAGGTGCTGATGCCGTTCGCGTACGGTCGCTCGGCCACCGACGTCTCGGCCGGGACGAAGGCGGCGAACCAGGCCCTGGCCGGGGTGGACACCCCCGCGCAGATGGTGGAGAAGTACCGGCTCGGCGGCATGATCCTCATCGGCTTCGGCGGCGACGACCCGACCGCCGCCAACCAGCCGGTCAACAACGTGCAGAACCCGGAGCAGGTGCGGGCGCTGACCACCGGGCTGCAGCACGCCGCGGCCCGGCTGGAGGCCGACGTGCCGCTGCTGATCGGCATGGACCAGGAGTTCGGCGTGGTGTCCCGGCTCACCACCGGGGTGACGGCGCTGCCCAGCGCGATGGCGTTCGGCGCGGCGGGCAACCCGCGGCTCACCGAGGCCGCGTGGCGCGCGGCGGGCTCCGAGCTGGCCGCGGTCGGCGTGAACGTCAACTTCGCCCCGGTCGCCGACGTGCTCGGCGCGGCGGGCAGCAACGTGATCGGCTCGCGCTCGTACGGCACCGACCCGAAGGCCGCCGGTGACCAGGTCGTCGCCGCGATCAAGGGCATGCGGGCGGGCGGGGTGGCCGCCACCCTCAAGCACTTCCCCGGCCACGGGCACACCACCGCGGACAGCCACTCCGAGCTGCCGGTGCTGGCCCAGTCGCGCCAGCTGCTCGACAAGGACGATCTAGCCCCGTTCAAGGCGGGCATCGCCGCGGGCGCGCCGCTGATCATGTCGGGCCACCTGGACGTGCAGTCCGTGGACCCGGGCGTGGCGGCGACGTTCTCCAAGAAGGTGCTGACCGACCTGCTGCGCGGGGAGCTGGGCTTCCAGGGCGTCGTGGTGTCGGACGGCATGAACATGGCCCCGGCCATGAAGCTGCCCCCCGGCGAGGCCGCGGTCGCCGCGCTGAACGCGGGCAACGACCTGCTGCTGATGGTGCCCAACGTGAAGCAGGCGCACCAGGGCCTCGTGGACGGCGTGAAGGCGGGCAAGCTGTCCCGCGAGCGCCTGGTCGAGGCCGCGACCCGGGTGCTGAAGCTGAAGCTGAGCCTGGGCGAGGCCGCCGCGCCGGCGCTGTCCACCGTGGGCACCCACGCGCAGCAGGTGTCCCCGGTCGCCGCCGCGTCGGTCACGCTGCTGCGGGGCGCCTGCGGCCAGCCGCTGGTGACCGGGCCGGTGCGGGTCACCGCGGCGTCCGGCCGGGAGAAGGCACGGGCGCGCCTGGCCGCCGCGCTGAAGGAGGCGGGCGTGTCGGTGGTGGAGACCGGCGGCAGCGTGGTGCACCTGGTCGGCTACGGCGACACGGCCGAGGACCTGAGCGCGGGCGCCGCGGTCACGGTGCACATGGACGTGCCGTACCTGCTGGCGCAGTCCACCTCGAAGGTGCTGGTGGCGACGTACTCCTCCAGCGACCTCTCGATGGACGCCCTGGCTCCCGTCCTCGCCGGCAAGGCCAAGCCCACCGGCAAGGCCCCCGTCGAGATCAAGGGCCTACCCCGCACCACCTGCTCCTGA
- a CDS encoding carbonic anhydrase yields MTQSKTAPPDRTLDTPGTRRGPAEALADLMAGNRRFVAGRPRYGHHVAEAAARSGGQEPYAVVVGCIDSRVPLEAVFDQNFGSICVVRSGAHVLDRSVVGSVEFAVSELHASLVMVLGHERCGAVAATVDALRTGSRPDGFMGYLVDQIAPAVTETGLNDEQVQAKALRRHVTRTAEQLRLADRLAQAAAAGRVQIVGAVYDLDTGVVDLL; encoded by the coding sequence ATGACGCAGTCGAAGACCGCGCCCCCCGATCGCACCCTGGACACGCCCGGCACGCGCCGGGGGCCGGCAGAGGCGCTGGCCGATCTCATGGCGGGCAACCGCCGGTTCGTCGCGGGCCGTCCCCGCTACGGACACCACGTCGCCGAGGCGGCCGCGCGCTCCGGCGGGCAGGAGCCCTACGCCGTCGTGGTGGGCTGCATAGACTCCCGAGTGCCGCTGGAGGCGGTGTTCGACCAGAACTTCGGCTCCATCTGCGTGGTGCGCTCCGGCGCCCACGTGCTGGACCGCTCGGTCGTCGGCTCGGTCGAGTTCGCCGTGTCCGAACTGCACGCCTCGCTGGTGATGGTGCTCGGGCACGAGCGCTGCGGCGCCGTCGCCGCCACCGTCGACGCGTTGCGCACCGGCAGCCGCCCGGACGGCTTCATGGGCTACCTGGTGGACCAGATCGCGCCCGCGGTGACCGAGACCGGGCTGAACGACGAGCAGGTGCAGGCCAAGGCGCTGCGCCGGCACGTGACCCGCACCGCCGAGCAACTGCGCCTGGCCGACCGCCTGGCCCAGGCCGCCGCCGCGGGCCGGGTGCAGATCGTCGGCGCCGTATACGACCTCGACACCGGCGTCGTAGACCTCCTCTGA
- a CDS encoding DUF3153 domain-containing protein gives MPKLRTSLRTVAALALVAFSLTGCMKLDLDLTVNSDDTLDGTVVLALDKSVLKMSGKDPEQAFANAESGMSDLPEGSRTEVYDDGKYYGKKIVYDDLPLADFNSGKPGAPSLTHADGKFVFTADLGTGVADLGRQAELMRPFLSGIRITFAVTFPGKVVEHDSRAVADGRTVRWDLQIGEDNKLRAVAEDSSFPWPVVAVVGGALGLLVIVGIVVLAVWLSRRQRAAQAALDSAPAYPAAVPAPDTVAAAPAYPPTQAYPTVPGEAPHQP, from the coding sequence ATGCCGAAGCTCCGGACCTCCCTGCGCACCGTCGCCGCGCTCGCCCTGGTGGCGTTCAGCCTGACCGGCTGCATGAAGCTCGACCTGGACTTGACCGTCAACAGCGACGACACGCTGGACGGCACGGTCGTGCTGGCGCTGGACAAGTCGGTGCTCAAGATGAGCGGCAAGGATCCGGAGCAGGCCTTCGCCAACGCCGAGAGCGGGATGTCCGACCTGCCGGAGGGCTCGCGCACCGAGGTGTACGACGACGGGAAGTACTACGGCAAGAAGATCGTCTACGACGACCTGCCGCTGGCGGACTTCAACTCCGGCAAGCCGGGCGCGCCCTCGCTCACCCACGCCGACGGGAAGTTCGTCTTCACCGCCGACCTCGGCACCGGCGTCGCCGACCTGGGCAGGCAGGCGGAGCTGATGCGCCCGTTCCTGAGCGGCATCCGGATCACGTTCGCGGTCACCTTTCCCGGCAAGGTGGTCGAGCACGACTCCCGCGCGGTCGCCGACGGCCGCACCGTGCGCTGGGACCTGCAGATCGGCGAGGACAACAAGCTGCGCGCGGTCGCCGAGGACAGCTCCTTCCCGTGGCCTGTGGTGGCCGTGGTGGGCGGGGCGCTCGGCCTGCTCGTGATCGTGGGCATCGTGGTGCTGGCCGTGTGGCTGAGCCGCCGCCAGCGCGCGGCGCAGGCCGCTCTGGACTCGGCGCCGGCGTACCCGGCCGCGGTCCCGGCCCCGGACACGGTGGCCGCCGCCCCGGCGTACCCGCCCACACAGGCCTATCCCACGGTCCCGGGCGAGGCGCCCCACCAGCCGTGA
- a CDS encoding ACP S-malonyltransferase, with translation MLAVLSPGQGAQKPGFLKPWLDLDGAAERLRSWSELAGVDLVHLGTEADAEEIKDTAKTQPLLIAAALLAAEQLPVQGVSVVAGHSVGELGAAALAGVLTPESAITLAGVRGREMAAACALEPTGMAAVLGGDEAELLAALDGHGLYAANRNGAGQIVAAGALDALDKFAAAPPARTRVIKLQVAGAFHTPYMAPAEAALASFAAGITPADAARPQLSNADGAAVTSGADMLGRLVRQVTAPVRWDLCMRALADLGVTAVIELPPAGTLAGLVKRELKPGTPEIVTLNTPDDLPAAKDLIARHGSAPSSGSESTS, from the coding sequence GTGCTCGCCGTACTCTCCCCGGGCCAGGGTGCCCAGAAACCCGGTTTCCTCAAGCCGTGGCTCGACCTCGACGGCGCCGCCGAGCGGCTGCGGTCCTGGTCCGAGCTCGCCGGCGTCGACCTGGTGCACCTCGGCACCGAGGCCGACGCCGAGGAGATCAAGGACACCGCCAAGACCCAGCCGCTGCTGATCGCCGCCGCGCTGCTCGCCGCCGAGCAGCTGCCCGTGCAGGGCGTGTCGGTCGTCGCCGGGCACAGCGTCGGCGAGCTGGGCGCGGCCGCCCTGGCCGGCGTGCTGACGCCCGAGTCGGCGATCACGCTGGCCGGCGTACGCGGCCGGGAGATGGCCGCGGCCTGCGCCCTGGAGCCCACCGGCATGGCCGCCGTGCTCGGCGGCGACGAGGCCGAGTTGCTGGCCGCGCTGGACGGCCACGGCCTCTACGCCGCCAACCGCAACGGCGCCGGGCAGATCGTCGCCGCGGGCGCGCTGGACGCGCTGGACAAGTTCGCCGCCGCCCCGCCGGCCCGCACCCGGGTCATCAAGCTGCAGGTGGCGGGGGCGTTCCACACCCCGTACATGGCCCCGGCCGAGGCCGCGCTGGCGTCGTTCGCCGCCGGCATCACCCCGGCCGACGCGGCGCGCCCGCAGCTGTCCAACGCCGACGGCGCCGCCGTCACCAGCGGCGCGGACATGCTGGGCCGCCTGGTGCGCCAGGTCACCGCGCCGGTGCGCTGGGACCTGTGCATGCGCGCCCTGGCCGACCTCGGCGTCACCGCCGTCATCGAGCTGCCGCCGGCCGGCACCCTGGCCGGCCTGGTCAAGCGTGAGCTGAAGCCCGGCACCCCGGAGATCGTCACGCTGAACACACCCGACGACCTGCCCGCCGCGAAGGACCTGATCGCGCGCCACGGGTCGGCCCCGTCGTCCGGATCGGAGAGCACCTCATGA
- a CDS encoding DUF3145 domain-containing protein — translation MPTRGVVHVHSSPLAVCPHVEWAISRALKSGAVNLHWSVQPVEPSARRAECGWSGRPGTAADIAAELRQWPMLRFEITEEPSPGMDGERFMHVPGRGLFRAAMGAAGDIQLGEDRLRTIITSSRSPEALAHALDLAMGTPWDAELEPYRYAAEGAPVTLLTRAG, via the coding sequence GTGCCCACGCGTGGCGTCGTACACGTCCACTCGAGCCCGCTCGCCGTGTGTCCTCACGTCGAGTGGGCGATTTCGCGCGCCCTGAAAAGCGGCGCGGTCAACCTGCACTGGTCGGTGCAGCCCGTCGAGCCCAGCGCCCGGCGCGCCGAGTGCGGCTGGTCGGGCCGTCCCGGCACCGCCGCGGACATCGCCGCCGAGCTGCGCCAGTGGCCGATGCTGCGCTTCGAGATCACCGAGGAGCCGAGCCCCGGGATGGACGGCGAGCGGTTCATGCACGTCCCCGGCCGGGGCCTGTTCCGGGCGGCGATGGGCGCGGCCGGCGACATCCAGCTCGGCGAGGACCGGCTGCGCACCATCATCACGTCCAGCCGCAGCCCGGAGGCGCTGGCGCACGCGCTGGACCTGGCCATGGGCACCCCCTGGGACGCCGAGCTGGAGCCGTACCGCTACGCGGCGGAAGGAGCGCCGGTCACGCTGCTGACGAGGGCGGGTTAG
- a CDS encoding beta-ketoacyl-ACP synthase III, whose protein sequence is MTTSGSKILAFGHYQPSRVVTNDDLAQMVDTNDEWIQSRVGIKERRIADSETVADMAGFAAEKALAASGLTAADIDLVVVATCSSVDRSPNVACRVADKLGVAGAAAFDVNTACSGFSYALATADHAIRAGAARHAIVIGAEKLSQITDWSDRSTCVIFADGAGAAVISATAEGEEPGIGPVVWGSDPSDAIAIEGWQPYITQEGQKVFRWATSTAPQVALAACEKAGVAPGDLGGFVPHQANLRIIEPLARKIGVDPSVLSRDIVESGNTSAASIPLALSKMIERGEVKSGSPVLLVGFGGGLTYAGQVVRCP, encoded by the coding sequence ATGACCACCAGCGGCAGCAAGATCCTCGCCTTCGGGCACTACCAGCCCTCGCGGGTCGTCACCAACGACGACCTGGCCCAGATGGTGGACACCAACGACGAGTGGATCCAGTCCCGCGTCGGCATCAAGGAGCGGCGGATCGCCGACAGCGAGACCGTCGCCGACATGGCCGGGTTCGCCGCGGAGAAGGCGCTGGCCGCCTCCGGTCTGACCGCCGCCGACATCGACCTGGTCGTGGTCGCCACCTGCTCCTCGGTGGACCGGAGCCCGAACGTGGCCTGCCGGGTCGCCGACAAGCTGGGCGTGGCCGGGGCCGCCGCGTTCGACGTGAACACCGCCTGCTCGGGCTTCTCGTACGCGCTGGCCACCGCCGACCACGCGATCCGCGCGGGCGCCGCCCGCCACGCCATCGTCATCGGCGCGGAGAAGCTGTCGCAGATCACCGACTGGTCCGACCGCAGCACCTGCGTGATCTTCGCCGACGGCGCGGGCGCCGCGGTCATCAGCGCCACGGCCGAGGGCGAGGAGCCCGGCATCGGCCCGGTGGTGTGGGGCAGCGACCCGAGCGACGCGATCGCGATCGAGGGCTGGCAGCCGTACATCACGCAGGAGGGCCAGAAGGTCTTCCGCTGGGCCACCTCCACCGCGCCGCAGGTCGCGCTCGCGGCCTGCGAGAAGGCGGGCGTCGCGCCGGGCGACCTGGGCGGGTTCGTGCCGCACCAGGCCAACCTGCGCATCATCGAGCCGCTGGCCCGCAAGATCGGCGTGGACCCGTCGGTCCTGTCCCGGGACATCGTCGAGTCGGGCAACACCTCGGCCGCGAGCATCCCGCTGGCCCTGTCCAAGATGATCGAGCGCGGCGAGGTGAAGTCCGGTTCACCGGTGCTGCTCGTTGGTTTCGGCGGTGGCCTGACCTACGCCGGTCAGGTCGTCCGCTGCCCCTGA
- a CDS encoding XdhC family protein, whose product MTTGHTEPACATAHGDLPPHRGTRTLVAVFASPVADHLLRFGHDLGYRTVLVEPDLSRVDTSSPPGHLHLASSVDPSFADGDADVVVTDHDRPELGALLDAALQTRARWIGVMGSPRHTAPHVAALRERGVPDDAVARVHRPIGLNIGSRTPAEIAVATLAGLIADRNHRPGGFAF is encoded by the coding sequence GTGACAACCGGGCACACGGAACCCGCCTGCGCGACCGCGCACGGTGACCTTCCCCCGCATCGCGGAACGCGCACCCTGGTCGCGGTGTTCGCGTCGCCGGTCGCCGACCACCTGCTTCGCTTCGGACACGACCTCGGTTACCGCACGGTGCTGGTCGAGCCCGATCTGAGCCGGGTGGACACCTCGTCCCCTCCCGGCCACCTGCACCTGGCCAGCTCGGTCGATCCGTCCTTCGCCGACGGTGACGCCGACGTGGTGGTCACCGACCACGACCGGCCCGAGCTGGGCGCGCTGCTCGACGCGGCGCTGCAGACCCGGGCGCGCTGGATCGGCGTGATGGGCAGTCCCCGGCACACCGCCCCCCACGTGGCGGCGCTGCGCGAGCGGGGCGTGCCCGACGACGCCGTCGCCCGGGTGCACCGGCCGATCGGGCTGAACATCGGCTCGCGTACCCCCGCCGAGATCGCCGTGGCCACCCTGGCCGGCCTCATCGCGGACCGCAACCACCGCCCCGGCGGCTTCGCTTTCTAG
- a CDS encoding acyl-CoA carboxylase subunit beta — MTPTPTSAGAAIDHRDPQVRLRSLFDPGTVRALTGSDGSGVSGARGEIDGMPAVAFATDATTMGGALGADGCRHIVDTIDTAVRERLPVVGLWHSGGARLAEGVAALDGVGQVFAAMVRASGRVPQLSVVLGPAAGGAAYGPALTDIVIMSNAGRIFVTGPEVVRSVTGEQVDMERLGGPEAHGKRSGVVHLTCKDDDTALAEARRLALLLGRQGRLVPADVTDDRDLSASMPAAFNRAYDVKPVVAALLDEPGVELHGKWAPNVVTVLGRFAGRTVGVVANNPMRLGGCLDSAAAEKAARFVRMCDSLGVPLIVLVDVPGYLPGLGQEWDGVVRRGAKLLHAFAEAVVPRVTLVTRKAYGGAYIAMNSRALGASAVFAWPNAEVAVMGAGAAVNILHRRKLAAAPAEEREELRLRLVEEQTRNAGGVNRAVEIGVVDDVIKPTESRRRIAEALAAAPAARGAHSNIPL, encoded by the coding sequence ATGACCCCGACCCCGACCTCGGCCGGCGCCGCCATCGACCACCGCGATCCGCAGGTCAGGCTGCGATCTCTGTTCGACCCGGGCACCGTACGCGCGCTGACCGGCAGCGACGGCTCCGGCGTGAGCGGCGCGCGCGGCGAGATCGACGGCATGCCCGCGGTCGCCTTCGCCACCGACGCCACCACCATGGGTGGCGCGCTGGGCGCCGACGGCTGCCGGCACATCGTGGACACGATCGACACCGCGGTGCGCGAGCGCCTGCCGGTGGTGGGACTGTGGCACTCCGGCGGCGCCCGGCTGGCCGAGGGCGTGGCGGCGCTGGACGGGGTGGGCCAGGTCTTCGCGGCGATGGTGCGCGCCTCCGGCCGCGTGCCGCAGCTCTCCGTGGTGCTCGGCCCGGCGGCCGGCGGCGCCGCGTACGGTCCGGCACTGACCGACATCGTGATCATGAGCAATGCGGGCCGGATCTTCGTGACCGGCCCCGAGGTGGTCCGCTCCGTCACCGGCGAGCAGGTCGACATGGAGCGCCTGGGCGGCCCCGAAGCGCACGGCAAGCGTTCCGGCGTGGTTCACCTGACCTGCAAGGACGACGACACCGCGCTGGCCGAGGCGCGCCGGCTGGCCCTGCTGCTCGGCAGGCAGGGCCGCCTCGTCCCGGCCGACGTCACCGACGACCGCGACCTGTCCGCGTCCATGCCCGCCGCGTTCAACCGCGCCTACGACGTCAAGCCCGTGGTCGCGGCCCTGCTCGACGAGCCGGGCGTAGAGCTGCACGGCAAGTGGGCGCCGAACGTGGTGACCGTGCTGGGCCGCTTCGCCGGCCGCACCGTCGGCGTCGTCGCCAACAACCCGATGCGCCTGGGCGGCTGCCTCGACTCGGCCGCCGCCGAGAAGGCGGCCCGCTTCGTGCGCATGTGCGACTCGCTCGGCGTGCCGCTGATCGTGCTGGTGGACGTGCCCGGCTACCTGCCCGGCCTGGGCCAGGAGTGGGACGGCGTGGTGCGCCGCGGCGCGAAGCTGCTGCACGCGTTCGCCGAGGCGGTCGTGCCCCGGGTGACCCTGGTGACCCGCAAGGCGTACGGCGGCGCGTACATCGCGATGAACTCCCGCGCGCTCGGCGCGAGCGCCGTCTTCGCCTGGCCGAACGCCGAGGTCGCCGTCATGGGCGCGGGCGCCGCCGTGAACATCCTGCACCGCCGGAAACTGGCCGCCGCCCCCGCCGAAGAGCGCGAGGAGCTGCGCCTGCGCCTCGTCGAGGAGCAGACCCGCAACGCCGGCGGCGTCAACCGCGCCGTCGAGATCGGCGTCGTCGACGACGTCATCAAGCCCACCGAGTCCCGCCGCCGCATCGCCGAGGCCCTGGCCGCCGCCCCCGCCGCCCGCGGCGCCCACAGCAACATCCCGCTCTGA
- a CDS encoding CdaR family transcriptional regulator: MTDGEPLAATLRQIERSAGALATASVSRMDETLAWFRELPADQRSWVMLVAQAGVQSLVQWLRQGAGTKGGPQAVSDEVFDVAPRALARSINLQQTVALIKVTIDVVEEQVPHLAAKGEEQQLREAVLRYSREVAFAAARVYARAAESRGAWDARLQALLVDALLRGDSADVLASRAAALGWTDAPPVAVVVGRSPGGEAAVVLHGVHRAARRADVEVLGGVHGDRLVVVMGGAADPVGTAERLLPAFGAGPVVVGPAVPSLEAATESARAAMAGYRAAPAWPAAPRPVAADDLLPERALAGDGEARRILRHSAYGALARTSGELLETLDAFLNHGGALEATARALFVHPNTVRYRLRRVAEVTGFGPLTPRDAFTLRIALALGRLEPGTQGEQQSKPA; encoded by the coding sequence ATGACCGACGGCGAGCCGCTGGCCGCGACCCTGCGCCAGATCGAGCGGTCCGCGGGCGCGCTCGCCACGGCCAGCGTGTCCCGCATGGACGAGACGCTGGCCTGGTTCCGGGAGCTGCCCGCCGACCAGCGTTCGTGGGTCATGCTGGTGGCCCAGGCCGGGGTGCAGTCGCTGGTGCAGTGGCTCCGCCAGGGGGCGGGCACCAAGGGCGGGCCGCAGGCCGTGTCCGACGAGGTGTTCGACGTCGCGCCGCGGGCGCTGGCCCGCAGCATCAACCTGCAGCAGACCGTCGCCCTGATCAAGGTCACCATCGACGTGGTCGAGGAGCAGGTGCCCCACCTCGCCGCCAAGGGTGAGGAGCAGCAGCTGCGCGAGGCCGTGCTGCGCTACTCGCGCGAGGTCGCCTTCGCCGCGGCCCGGGTGTACGCGCGCGCCGCCGAGTCCCGCGGCGCCTGGGACGCCCGTCTGCAGGCGCTGCTGGTGGACGCGCTGCTGCGCGGCGACTCGGCGGACGTGCTGGCCAGCCGGGCGGCCGCGCTGGGCTGGACCGACGCGCCGCCGGTGGCCGTGGTGGTGGGCCGCTCCCCCGGCGGCGAGGCGGCCGTGGTGCTGCACGGCGTGCACCGGGCGGCCCGGCGCGCCGACGTGGAGGTGCTCGGCGGCGTGCACGGCGACCGCCTGGTGGTGGTCATGGGCGGGGCCGCCGACCCGGTCGGCACGGCCGAGCGCCTGCTGCCCGCGTTCGGCGCGGGGCCGGTCGTGGTCGGCCCGGCCGTGCCGTCGCTGGAGGCGGCCACCGAGTCGGCCCGCGCCGCGATGGCGGGCTACCGGGCCGCGCCCGCCTGGCCCGCCGCGCCCCGCCCGGTCGCCGCCGACGACCTGCTGCCCGAGCGTGCGCTGGCCGGGGACGGGGAGGCCCGGCGCATCCTGCGCCACTCGGCGTACGGCGCGCTCGCCCGGACCAGCGGGGAGCTGCTGGAGACGCTGGACGCGTTCCTCAACCACGGCGGCGCGCTGGAGGCGACGGCCCGCGCGCTGTTCGTCCACCCGAACACGGTGCGTTACCGGCTGCGCCGAGTGGCTGAGGTCACAGGCTTCGGACCGCTGACTCCCCGTGACGCGTTCACCCTGCGGATCGCCCTCGCGCTGGGCCGCCTCGAGCCCGGTACGCAGGGAGAACAGCAGTCCAAGCCAGCATGA